In one window of Henckelia pumila isolate YLH828 chromosome 1, ASM3356847v2, whole genome shotgun sequence DNA:
- the LOC140889930 gene encoding uncharacterized protein produces MMAAVHYTATSSRLRHSDSRFTTTTFAISTSFPRQRTLRRNYLRQKLLKTLRHPSIRPLQQVIEPVLKEIQELEESENPESGNHQIQEVEVVKEVGISEPTVGIPAVGTGSVGLVDKKTIFKYGLWLTGAFVFQVVCAVWVFGSADSGSRNGNLNGNREDPGVEVTENGQAESRVNLFSNGNVNWQVGIGNGAVYGGEVEMEREIEEIRTMAREAREKERHKSENDGLVREDENGVDAGKIDRTGIDWEVDNRLIKLRKKLENERDRSPIALIGHSRREGERKDGVGEHEFSEIEGNAALVFKKKYKFKDLSSNQGEKPKGFGGSDDYSIHEAKKFGESEEGVELLRIGNVGNDAVDLGGEEKHIDLADVDSEGNDSVHMVKEIKNKGTVELTEISKSTRKKVEKERGTSKKVKRSAALKPKGVAGFAPEKSRNSRGEAVKSIESGAVEVVVVSDELSDVSRGKELSRNISAQNSGAKKHESDSEFWWSNLPYVLGILMYRGNDDTGGRGLYTLKNTPSTDGSLSHLVAFEDSADATNFCYILQCFFEDLEDFKADVVPLTVKELKDAVKSEAMSAIVVKRGELQLYAGQPLADAEMSLRDII; encoded by the exons ATGATGGCGGCTGTGCACTACACGGCCACCTCTTCCCGCCTCCGCCATAGCGACAGCCGCTTCACCACAACAACATTTGCAATTTCCACTTCTTTCCCCAGGCAGCGTACCCTGAGAAGAAACTATCTCCGGCAGAAACTACTCAAAACCCTAAGACACCCCTCCATTCGCCCTCTACAACAAGTTATAGAGCCCGTGCTTAAGGAAATTCAAGAACTCGAAGAGTCTGAAAATCCAGAATCTGGgaatcatcaaattcaagaagtcgAAGTGGTGAAGGAGGTTGGGATTTCAGAGCCTACTGTTGGGATTCCAGCTGTTGGAACTGGAAGCGTCGGTTTGGTAGATAAAAAGACTATCTTCAAGTATGGGTTGTGGTTGACAGGGGCTTTTGTTTTCCAGGTTGTTTGTGCTGTTTGGGTATTTGGGTCAGCTGACTCCGGCAGCAGAAATGGGAATCTAAATGGAAATAGAGAAGATCCTGGTGTGGAAGTGACGGAAAATGGACAAGCTGAATCAAGAGTGAACCTTTTTTCCAATGGAAACGTGAATTGGCAAGTGGGTATTGGAAATGGAGCTGTTTATGGCGGTGAAGTGGAAATGGAGAGGGAAATCGAGGAAATTCGAACAATGGCAAGGGAGGCTAGAGAGAAAGAAAGGCACAAGTCAGAGAATGATGGTCTAGTTAGGGAGGATGAGAATGGTGTGGATGCTGGAAAAATCGATAGAACTGGGATTGATTGGGAGGTCGACAATCGATTAATAAAGTTGAgaaagaaactcgagaatgaacgCGACAGATCGCCAATTGCGTTGATTGGGCACTCGAGGAGGGAGGGTGAGAGAAAAGATGGGGTTGGAGAACACGAGTTCAGTGAGATAGAGGGCAATGCAGCATTGGTATTCAAGAAAAAGTATAAGTTTAAAGATTTGTCGAGTAATCAGGGTGAGAAACCAAAGGGTTTTGGGGGTTCGGATGATTATTCTATTCACGAAGCTAAGAAATTTGGAGAGTCTGAGGAAGGGGTCGAGTTGTTGAGAATTGGGAATGTTGGTAACGATGCAGTTGATTTAGGGGGTGAAGAAAAGCATATAGACCTGGCTGATGTTGATTCTGAGGGAAATGATTCAGTTCATATGgtgaaagaaattaaaaataaaggtACTGTGGAGTTGACGGAAATCTCCAAGAGTACAAGGAAGAAGGTGGAAAAAGAAAGAGGGACATCCAAAAAAGTAAAGAGATCTGCTGCTCTGAAACCCAAGGGGGTGGCTG GGTTTGCACCCGagaaatcaagaaattcaagaggtGAAGCTGTGAAGTCGATAGAATCGGGAGCAGTGGAGGTTGTTGTGGTATCTGATGAGCTGTCAGATGTATCAAGAGGCAAGGAACTCTCAAGAAATATATCAGCACAGAACTCTGGTGCAAAGAAACATGAAAGTGATTCTGAATTTTGGTGGTCCAATCTTCCATACGTTCTA GGTATTCTTATGTATAGAGGCAATGATGATACGGGTGGGCGAGGACtttataccctgaagaacactCCCAGCACAGATGGATCCTTATCGCACCTTGTTGCTTTCGAGGACAGTGCCGATGCAACCAATTTCTGTTACATTCTGCAATGTTTCTTCGAAGATCTGGAAGACTTCAAAGCTGATGTTGTTCCTTTAACAGTCAAA GAACTTAAGGATGCAGTAAAATCCGAAGCGATGAGTGCCATTGTGGTGAAGAGAGGGGAGCTGCAGCTTTATGCAGGACAACCACTGGCCGATGCTGAGATGAGTTTACGTGACATAATATGA